A stretch of the Nitratifractor salsuginis DSM 16511 genome encodes the following:
- the rplJ gene encoding 50S ribosomal protein L10, translating into MTRAEKEQLVAELTAAFSESNAIVVCDYKGLTCQELEHVRHLAAQNDAHVKVVKNTLASLALKNAGIDDLQLRDTNLMVWGEDQISTCKTADKAATEFKNRFVIKAGALEGKSVDLATIMAMAKLPSRDELIGMLLNVWMAPIRNFTIGLDALRQKKEEEA; encoded by the coding sequence ATGACCAGAGCAGAAAAAGAGCAGCTTGTCGCTGAGCTGACTGCAGCTTTCAGCGAGTCAAACGCTATTGTAGTCTGTGACTACAAAGGTTTGACCTGCCAGGAGCTCGAGCATGTTCGCCATTTGGCGGCGCAGAACGATGCGCACGTCAAAGTCGTCAAGAACACGCTGGCAAGCCTGGCACTGAAAAATGCGGGCATCGACGATCTGCAGCTTCGCGATACCAACCTGATGGTTTGGGGCGAAGATCAGATTTCGACCTGCAAAACAGCCGACAAAGCCGCAACCGAGTTCAAGAACCGCTTTGTAATCAAAGCCGGTGCCCTGGAAGGCAAATCTGTCGACCTGGCTACCATCATGGCTATGGCTAAACTGCCCAGCCGTGACGAACTGATCGGTATGCTTCTAAATGTCTGGATGGCTCCGATCCGCAACTTTACGATTGGATTGGATGCTCTTCGACAGAAAAAAGAAGAAGAGGCATAA
- the tuf gene encoding elongation factor Tu → MAKEKFERTKPHVNIGTIGHVDHGKTTLTAAITAVLANKNNSEMMDYDQIDNAPEERERGITIATSHVEYETDKRHYAHVDCPGHADYVKNMITGAAQMDGAILVIAATDGPMAQTREHILLSRQVGVPYIVVFLNKEDQLDEEDKEEMLELVEMEVRELLNEYEFPGDDTPIVAGSAYQALEEAKKGQLGEWSEKILKLMEEVDNYIPDPERETDKPFLMPIEDIFSIQGRGTVVTGKIERGKVCVGDEVEIVGLKDTQKTTVTGVEMFRKEMDCGEAGDNCGVLLRGTAKEDVQRGMVLCQPGSITPHTKFEAEVYVLTKEEGGRHTPFFNNYRPQFYVRTTDVTGSVILPEGTEMVMPGDNVKLNVELIAPIALEEGTRFAIREGGRTVGAGVVTKIIE, encoded by the coding sequence ATGGCTAAAGAAAAATTTGAGCGTACCAAACCTCACGTCAACATTGGTACCATCGGTCACGTTGACCACGGAAAGACTACGCTGACCGCTGCCATCACTGCAGTGCTTGCCAACAAGAACAACTCGGAGATGATGGACTACGATCAGATCGACAACGCTCCCGAAGAGCGCGAGCGCGGTATTACCATCGCAACTTCTCACGTTGAATATGAGACTGACAAGCGTCACTACGCTCACGTCGACTGCCCCGGCCACGCCGACTACGTCAAAAACATGATTACCGGTGCGGCTCAGATGGACGGTGCGATCCTGGTTATCGCCGCGACCGACGGCCCGATGGCTCAGACTCGTGAGCACATCCTCCTCTCCCGCCAGGTTGGTGTTCCTTACATCGTTGTCTTCCTGAACAAAGAAGATCAGCTTGATGAAGAGGACAAAGAAGAGATGCTCGAACTGGTCGAGATGGAAGTTCGCGAACTCCTCAACGAGTACGAGTTCCCCGGTGACGACACTCCCATCGTAGCCGGTTCCGCCTACCAGGCACTCGAAGAGGCCAAAAAAGGTCAACTGGGTGAGTGGTCTGAAAAGATCCTCAAGCTGATGGAAGAGGTAGACAACTACATTCCCGATCCCGAGCGTGAGACCGACAAGCCCTTCCTGATGCCCATCGAGGACATCTTCTCCATCCAGGGGCGTGGTACCGTTGTTACCGGTAAGATCGAGCGTGGTAAAGTCTGCGTCGGTGACGAAGTAGAGATCGTTGGTCTGAAAGATACTCAGAAGACGACCGTTACCGGTGTCGAGATGTTCCGTAAAGAGATGGATTGCGGTGAAGCAGGTGACAACTGTGGTGTCCTCCTCCGTGGTACTGCCAAAGAGGATGTTCAGCGCGGTATGGTTCTCTGCCAGCCCGGTTCCATCACTCCTCACACCAAGTTCGAGGCTGAGGTTTACGTCCTGACCAAAGAGGAAGGTGGTCGCCATACTCCTTTCTTCAACAACTATCGTCCTCAGTTCTACGTCCGGACAACCGACGTAACCGGTTCCGTTATCCTCCCCGAGGGTACCGAGATGGTTATGCCCGGTGACAACGTTAAGCTGAATGTTGAGCTGATCGCTCCGATCGCTCTCGAAGAAGGAACCCGCTTCGCTATCCGTGAGGGTGGTCGGACCGTTGGTGCCGGTGTTGTTACCAAGATTATCGAGTAA
- a CDS encoding translation initiation factor: MFEIGAKIDAGWSSDNKQKKKSKSSEDALPPEKHTLKIRLEKRRGKWVTLCSPFRLPREEKSRLLSSLKKELGCGGTFKEETLELQGKRSEELRQALKQRGFSKTN; this comes from the coding sequence ATGTTCGAAATAGGTGCAAAAATAGATGCGGGATGGTCCAGCGACAACAAGCAGAAAAAGAAATCGAAGAGCTCGGAAGACGCTTTGCCTCCCGAAAAGCATACACTGAAAATCCGCCTGGAAAAGAGGCGGGGGAAATGGGTCACCCTGTGCAGCCCTTTCCGGCTTCCCCGCGAAGAGAAATCTCGACTCCTCTCCTCTTTGAAAAAAGAGCTCGGCTGCGGCGGGACTTTCAAAGAGGAAACACTCGAGCTTCAGGGGAAACGATCCGAAGAGCTCCGGCAAGCCCTGAAACAGAGAGGCTTTTCCAAAACAAACTGA
- the rpmG gene encoding 50S ribosomal protein L33 yields the protein MRETVHLGCEKCTRRNYHTTKNKKNTTEKLALRKYCKWCKTHTVHKEMKL from the coding sequence ATGAGAGAAACTGTTCATCTCGGTTGTGAAAAGTGCACACGTCGCAATTACCACACAACCAAAAACAAGAAAAACACCACAGAGAAACTCGCCCTGCGCAAGTATTGCAAGTGGTGTAAGACCCATACGGTCCATAAAGAGATGAAGCTCTAA
- a CDS encoding YaaA family protein, translating to MLKILLAPSEGKRQGGSGTFDPCALLFEELCPLRKRLLSVYRDILQSGDPHRLQTLFGLKKEEEIKYYAALDPLKSPVLKAVERYSGVAYQYLDYPSLPAEAKEYVDRQLIIFSNLFGPVRASDPLPEYRLKQGNPLGELRTEQEYKAAATPLLDRSLDSVDILDLRAGYYDKFYKPSHPHTTMKFLKNGKVVSHWAKAYRGWVLRHLALNRVESLEELLALPIPGLELLEIREKKIRREILYAIDEDAL from the coding sequence ATGCTCAAAATACTCCTGGCTCCAAGCGAAGGAAAGCGGCAGGGCGGTTCCGGAACCTTTGATCCCTGCGCACTCCTCTTTGAAGAACTTTGCCCGCTTCGCAAGAGGCTTCTCTCGGTTTACCGGGATATACTGCAAAGCGGTGATCCTCATAGATTGCAAACCCTCTTCGGTCTTAAAAAGGAGGAGGAGATCAAATACTACGCCGCATTGGATCCCCTGAAAAGTCCCGTACTCAAAGCGGTCGAGCGTTACTCGGGAGTGGCCTATCAATATCTGGACTACCCTTCCCTCCCCGCCGAAGCGAAAGAGTATGTCGACAGACAGCTCATTATCTTCTCCAATCTTTTCGGTCCGGTCCGGGCCAGCGATCCCCTTCCGGAATACCGCCTGAAACAGGGAAACCCCTTGGGTGAACTTCGCACAGAACAGGAATACAAAGCGGCAGCCACACCGCTGCTGGACCGATCACTCGATTCGGTAGATATTCTGGATCTTCGCGCCGGCTACTACGACAAATTCTACAAACCCTCCCATCCTCATACAACGATGAAATTTCTCAAAAACGGCAAAGTGGTCAGCCATTGGGCCAAAGCCTATCGGGGATGGGTCTTGCGTCATTTGGCGCTTAACAGGGTCGAAAGTCTCGAGGAGCTTTTAGCCCTCCCGATCCCGGGATTGGAGCTTTTGGAGATCCGGGAAAAGAAAATCCGCAGAGAAATCCTCTATGCAATCGATGAGGATGCGCTTTGA
- the secE gene encoding preprotein translocase subunit SecE, whose amino-acid sequence MNKLIKFIKDAKVELDKVIFPTKVQVRQAFVAVVLVVTVISIFLALVDMLMSAIVSSTL is encoded by the coding sequence ATGAACAAACTGATAAAGTTTATCAAAGACGCAAAAGTAGAACTTGATAAGGTCATCTTCCCTACCAAGGTACAAGTCCGTCAAGCTTTCGTAGCTGTCGTGCTTGTAGTGACCGTAATATCTATTTTCCTGGCACTGGTCGACATGCTGATGTCGGCCATTGTCTCTTCAACCCTATAA
- the rplK gene encoding 50S ribosomal protein L11 produces the protein MAKKIAEKFKLMIPAGQANPSPPVGPALGQRGVNIMEFCKAFNEKTKDKMGFKIPVEITVYTDRSFTFETKQPPASDLIMKEAGIKKGSDNPLLNKVATITKEQLLKIVDLKIEDLNTDDREQAAKIIAGSCRSMGVEIVD, from the coding sequence ATGGCAAAGAAGATTGCTGAAAAATTCAAATTGATGATTCCTGCCGGACAGGCCAACCCCTCACCTCCGGTCGGTCCCGCTCTCGGTCAGCGCGGTGTAAACATCATGGAGTTCTGCAAAGCGTTCAACGAAAAAACCAAAGACAAGATGGGGTTCAAAATCCCCGTCGAAATCACCGTGTATACCGACCGCAGCTTTACCTTCGAAACCAAGCAGCCGCCTGCTAGCGACCTGATTATGAAGGAAGCCGGTATCAAGAAGGGAAGTGATAACCCCCTTCTGAACAAAGTAGCTACCATCACCAAGGAACAGCTGCTCAAAATCGTCGATCTGAAGATTGAAGACCTCAATACCGACGATCGGGAACAAGCGGCGAAAATCATCGCCGGTTCCTGCCGAAGTATGGGTGTCGAAATCGTCGACTGA
- the rplA gene encoding 50S ribosomal protein L1 → MSKKMSKRKQALLEKIDKNKAYGVEEAVKTVKDLKSAKFDETVEIAMNLNVDPRHADQMIRGSVVLPHGTGKNVRVAVFAKGDKVDEAKAAGADLVGSDELIEQIQNGNIDFDIVIATPDMMGVLGKVARILGPKGLMPNPKTGTVTMDVAQAVKNAKGGQVNFRVDKKGNMHAGIGKASFGEKELIENLTAFVEKINRAKPASAKGRYIQNAALSLTMSPSVKLDTNELMEIK, encoded by the coding sequence ATGTCCAAGAAAATGAGTAAAAGAAAACAAGCTCTTCTCGAAAAAATCGATAAGAACAAAGCTTACGGTGTCGAAGAGGCTGTCAAGACGGTCAAAGACTTGAAATCTGCCAAATTCGACGAAACCGTTGAGATCGCGATGAACCTGAATGTCGATCCACGCCATGCGGATCAGATGATTCGCGGTTCTGTCGTCCTTCCCCACGGAACGGGAAAAAATGTCCGTGTCGCCGTTTTTGCCAAAGGTGACAAGGTCGACGAGGCCAAAGCAGCCGGTGCCGATTTGGTCGGTAGCGACGAATTGATCGAGCAGATCCAAAACGGAAATATCGATTTCGATATCGTTATCGCCACTCCCGATATGATGGGTGTCCTTGGTAAAGTCGCACGGATCCTTGGGCCCAAAGGTCTGATGCCAAACCCCAAGACGGGAACCGTAACCATGGATGTCGCCCAGGCTGTCAAAAACGCCAAGGGTGGTCAGGTCAACTTTCGGGTCGACAAAAAAGGAAATATGCATGCCGGTATCGGCAAGGCAAGTTTCGGTGAAAAAGAGTTGATCGAAAACCTCACGGCGTTTGTTGAAAAGATCAACCGCGCCAAGCCTGCCAGTGCCAAGGGGCGCTACATTCAGAATGCAGCCCTCAGCCTGACAATGAGTCCTTCTGTCAAGCTCGATACCAACGAGCTGATGGAGATCAAATAA
- a CDS encoding LexA family transcriptional regulator yields the protein MVDFNEVIERIKDIISTKKIGGKVYDKDVAAELGIGQATFATMKKRGSIPYKEIMEFCARRKISINWLFFDQPAEMLVEETGKFFRVRYFADIRASAGGGADVFNENYEYIDVDRTLMENLVGAYPSKGIEAIHVEGESMEPTLPDGSIVFIDREQTDPSKDGIFVAATGNGLFIKRIRRRADGMVELISDNPLYTPEVLSPDQVEIVGRVVGNIERL from the coding sequence ATGGTGGATTTCAATGAAGTGATCGAGAGAATAAAGGATATCATTTCGACGAAAAAGATCGGCGGAAAGGTTTACGACAAAGATGTCGCGGCGGAACTGGGGATCGGGCAAGCGACATTCGCCACGATGAAAAAAAGGGGCTCCATTCCCTACAAGGAGATCATGGAGTTCTGTGCCCGGCGAAAGATCAGCATCAACTGGCTATTTTTTGATCAGCCGGCGGAGATGCTGGTGGAAGAGACAGGGAAATTTTTCCGAGTCCGCTATTTCGCCGATATCCGAGCCAGTGCCGGGGGAGGGGCGGATGTCTTCAATGAGAATTATGAGTATATCGATGTGGACCGCACGCTGATGGAGAATCTGGTCGGAGCTTATCCTTCCAAAGGAATCGAAGCGATTCATGTGGAAGGTGAATCGATGGAGCCTACACTGCCTGACGGTTCGATCGTCTTTATCGATCGAGAGCAGACGGACCCGAGTAAGGACGGGATTTTCGTGGCGGCGACGGGAAACGGTCTTTTCATCAAAAGAATACGCCGCCGCGCGGACGGGATGGTGGAACTGATTTCGGATAATCCTCTCTATACTCCGGAAGTATTGTCTCCCGATCAGGTAGAGATCGTGGGGCGGGTGGTCGGAAACATTGAAAGACTTTAA
- the nusG gene encoding transcription termination/antitermination protein NusG, whose protein sequence is MAHQWYAIQTYAGSERSVKRAIEQMVEDYGLQDRIDKVVVPTEEVIEVKNGQKKITERSLYSGYVFAHIDLDTDLWHKIQSLPRVSRFIGEQKTPTPLNESDIKLILEKMENKKPPRPKVDFEPGEMVRIIDGPFANFTGMVEEYDLDHGKLKLNVSIFGRNTPVEIDYTQVEKII, encoded by the coding sequence ATGGCTCATCAATGGTACGCAATCCAAACCTATGCGGGAAGTGAACGCTCCGTCAAACGCGCGATCGAACAGATGGTCGAGGATTACGGTCTTCAGGACCGCATCGACAAGGTCGTTGTCCCGACCGAAGAGGTGATCGAGGTCAAAAACGGCCAGAAAAAGATCACGGAACGTTCGCTCTATTCCGGATATGTCTTCGCACATATCGATCTGGATACCGATCTCTGGCACAAAATCCAGAGTCTTCCCCGAGTCTCCCGCTTCATCGGTGAGCAAAAGACGCCGACTCCCCTGAATGAATCGGACATAAAGCTGATTCTGGAGAAGATGGAGAACAAAAAACCTCCCCGTCCGAAAGTCGATTTCGAACCGGGTGAGATGGTACGTATTATTGATGGACCATTTGCGAACTTTACCGGAATGGTTGAGGAGTACGATCTTGATCACGGAAAGTTGAAGCTCAATGTATCGATCTTCGGGCGGAACACTCCTGTCGAGATCGACTATACCCAAGTGGAAAAAATAATCTAA
- the rplL gene encoding 50S ribosomal protein L7/L12, which yields MACTKEDVLEFISNLSVLELSELVKEFEEKFGVSAQATVVAAAPGAAGGEAEEEQTEFDVVLTSPGAKKINVIKVVRAVTGLGLKEAKAAVEETPTVIKEGVSKEEAEELKKQFEEAGATVELK from the coding sequence ATGGCATGTACAAAAGAAGATGTACTTGAATTCATTTCCAATCTGAGCGTTCTCGAGCTCAGCGAACTGGTCAAAGAGTTTGAAGAGAAATTCGGCGTTTCCGCCCAGGCGACTGTCGTCGCTGCCGCTCCCGGTGCTGCCGGTGGTGAGGCTGAAGAAGAGCAGACTGAATTTGATGTCGTTCTGACCAGCCCCGGTGCGAAGAAGATCAACGTCATTAAAGTAGTCCGTGCTGTCACCGGTCTTGGCCTCAAAGAAGCTAAAGCCGCTGTTGAAGAGACTCCTACTGTTATCAAAGAGGGTGTCTCCAAAGAGGAAGCCGAAGAGCTCAAAAAACAATTCGAAGAAGCCGGCGCTACCGTCGAACTCAAGTAA
- the rpoB gene encoding DNA-directed RNA polymerase subunit beta, with the protein MLNSLHSGNRLRVDFSKTPRQIEIPHLLQLQQNSYENFLMMDAKDRSNSIIEKVFRSSFPIHDQQNRITLSYKGSEIIKPKYTIRECMERGLTYSVSLKLKIALTIWNRDERTGERLDPKEIKEQAIYVRDIPLMTDRTSFIVNGVERVIVNQLHRSPGVIFKEAEAATVANKLIYSAQIIPDRGSWLYFEYDAKDILYARINKRRKIPVTILFRALDYTKEDIIKLFYPTKEIHIRDGRFIVRFDPADFVGRAEYDIRDVDGNVIVNMGKRLTKKKAQKLADEGLEWVEYPVEILMDRHLAEPIIDQESGEVIYDVITQLDENKIRKIVEMGIESFKIADDLAEGTDSSIIRSFIADQESLKLLKQTEEIDDENLLSAIRIYKVMRPGEPVTPEAAKAFLRQLFFDPERYDLTKVGRMKMNHKLGQDVPEYVTVLTSEDIINTVKYLIKVKNGEGQIDDRDHLGNRRIRAIGELLGNELHNGLMKMQKAIKDKMTTVSGSLDDLMPHDLVNSKMITNTILEFFSGGQLSQFMDQTNPLSEVTHKRRLSALGEGGLVKERAGFEVRDVHPTHYGRICPIETPEGQNIGLINTLATYAKVNDLGFIEAPYKVVKDRKVTDEIVYITATQEENKVIAPASTKVDENGYIVEDLIETRLNGNIGLNEAEKVNLIDVAPLMVSGATAALIPFLEHDDANRALMGSNMQRQAVPLLKPEAPMVGTGMEAIVARDAWEAIKAKRTGVVEKVDARNIYVKGEDENGLFIDHYVLEKNMRTNQNTSFGQVPIVHVGQEVKKGQVIADGPNMDQGELAIGKNILVAFMPWNGYNYEDAIILSEKLIREDTFTSVHIYEKEIEARELKHGTEEITRDIPNIREEDLMHLDESGIVKIGTHVKPGMILVGKVSPKGEIKPTPEERLLRAIFGDKAGHVVNKSLYCPASMEGVVVDIKIFTKKGYEKDARAIRAYEEERARLDRDHHDKLLMIDREEILQITSFLAKQPLAQDVTVGEKTYKAGEKIPEEEIASINRFALRNVVASYPEEVQKEYEAMKNSFLKQKKRLKTEHEEKLQILEKDDILPSGVTKLVKVYIATKRKIKVGDKMAGRHGNKGIVSNIVPEIDMPYMEDGTPVDLILNPLGVPSRMNIGQILEVHLGLIGKKLGAQIQEIYESKRADFVKELRAKMKEIADTAKLMKAKNELETMSDEELLEYARDWAKGVKFAAPAFESPNEEEFAKLFELAKIDSDGKTVLYDGKTGERMLERVNVGYMYMLKLHHLVDEKVHARSTGPYSLVTQQPVGGKALFGGQRFGEMEVWALEAYGAAHTLKEMLTIKSDDVEGRARAYRAITRGESVPESGIPETMFVLTKELQALGLDVELYEKKNEEEESEA; encoded by the coding sequence ATGTTAAATTCACTCCACTCCGGAAACAGGCTTCGTGTCGACTTCTCCAAAACCCCACGACAGATCGAGATTCCTCACCTACTTCAGCTCCAGCAGAACAGTTACGAGAATTTTTTGATGATGGATGCGAAAGATCGCTCCAACAGTATCATTGAGAAGGTCTTCCGTTCCTCGTTCCCGATCCACGATCAGCAGAACCGTATCACCCTCAGCTACAAGGGGAGTGAAATCATCAAGCCCAAGTACACCATTCGCGAATGTATGGAGCGGGGATTGACCTATTCGGTTTCCCTCAAGCTCAAGATCGCTCTGACCATCTGGAACCGTGACGAGAGGACCGGAGAGCGCCTCGATCCCAAAGAGATCAAAGAGCAGGCGATCTATGTTCGTGACATTCCTCTGATGACCGATCGAACCTCCTTTATCGTCAACGGTGTCGAGCGGGTCATCGTCAACCAGCTCCACCGCAGTCCCGGGGTTATCTTCAAAGAAGCTGAGGCGGCGACGGTCGCGAACAAGCTGATCTACTCCGCCCAGATCATCCCCGACCGGGGGAGCTGGCTCTACTTCGAGTATGACGCCAAAGACATCCTCTACGCCCGGATCAACAAGCGCCGGAAGATTCCTGTAACGATCCTTTTCCGTGCGCTCGACTACACCAAAGAGGATATTATCAAACTCTTCTACCCCACCAAAGAGATTCATATCCGCGACGGACGGTTCATCGTCCGTTTCGACCCGGCCGATTTCGTCGGAAGGGCAGAGTATGACATCCGGGACGTCGACGGCAACGTGATCGTCAATATGGGCAAGCGTTTGACCAAGAAGAAGGCCCAGAAGCTGGCGGATGAGGGGCTCGAATGGGTTGAGTATCCCGTGGAGATCCTTATGGATCGCCATTTGGCGGAACCGATCATCGACCAGGAGAGCGGTGAAGTTATTTACGATGTCATTACCCAGCTCGATGAGAACAAGATCCGCAAAATCGTCGAAATGGGGATCGAATCTTTCAAAATCGCCGACGATCTTGCCGAAGGCACCGACAGTTCGATCATCCGTTCCTTTATCGCCGATCAGGAGAGTCTGAAACTTCTGAAACAGACCGAAGAGATCGATGACGAGAATCTGCTCTCCGCGATCCGCATCTATAAAGTGATGCGCCCTGGAGAGCCGGTGACGCCCGAAGCGGCCAAAGCCTTCCTGCGGCAGCTTTTCTTCGATCCAGAGCGTTATGACCTGACCAAAGTCGGTCGGATGAAGATGAACCATAAACTGGGTCAGGATGTTCCCGAGTATGTGACCGTCCTGACAAGCGAAGATATCATCAATACCGTCAAATACCTGATCAAGGTGAAAAACGGCGAAGGGCAGATCGACGACCGGGATCACCTGGGGAACCGGCGGATCCGTGCCATCGGGGAACTTCTGGGCAATGAACTGCACAACGGCCTGATGAAGATGCAGAAGGCGATCAAAGACAAGATGACCACCGTCAGCGGTTCTCTGGATGATCTGATGCCCCACGATCTGGTCAACTCCAAAATGATCACCAATACCATTTTGGAATTCTTCTCCGGCGGTCAGCTGAGCCAGTTTATGGACCAGACCAACCCCCTCTCGGAGGTGACTCACAAGCGTCGTCTCTCGGCCCTGGGAGAAGGCGGACTGGTCAAAGAGCGTGCCGGCTTTGAAGTCCGGGACGTCCACCCGACCCATTATGGCCGGATCTGCCCCATCGAGACGCCGGAAGGTCAGAACATCGGTCTGATCAACACCTTGGCAACCTACGCCAAGGTCAACGATCTGGGCTTCATCGAAGCGCCCTACAAGGTCGTCAAGGATCGCAAGGTCACCGACGAGATCGTTTACATCACGGCGACGCAGGAAGAGAACAAGGTGATCGCTCCCGCTTCGACCAAAGTCGATGAGAACGGTTACATCGTCGAGGACCTCATTGAGACACGCCTCAACGGAAACATCGGGCTCAACGAAGCGGAGAAGGTCAACCTAATCGACGTGGCTCCCCTGATGGTTTCCGGTGCGACCGCGGCCCTGATTCCCTTCCTGGAACACGACGACGCCAACCGGGCCCTGATGGGATCGAACATGCAGCGCCAGGCCGTTCCTCTGCTCAAACCCGAAGCTCCCATGGTGGGAACCGGAATGGAAGCGATCGTCGCCAGAGATGCCTGGGAAGCGATCAAAGCCAAGCGGACCGGCGTGGTAGAGAAAGTCGACGCCCGGAACATCTATGTCAAAGGTGAAGACGAGAACGGTCTCTTTATCGACCACTATGTTCTCGAGAAGAATATGCGGACCAACCAGAACACCAGTTTCGGTCAGGTCCCCATCGTTCACGTGGGCCAGGAAGTTAAAAAAGGGCAAGTGATCGCCGACGGTCCCAACATGGATCAGGGGGAGCTCGCCATCGGGAAGAACATTCTCGTCGCCTTTATGCCCTGGAACGGTTACAACTACGAGGATGCGATCATTCTTTCCGAGAAACTGATCCGTGAAGACACCTTTACTTCGGTGCACATTTACGAAAAAGAGATCGAAGCTCGGGAACTCAAGCACGGAACCGAGGAGATCACCCGGGATATCCCCAACATCCGCGAAGAGGATCTGATGCACCTCGATGAGAGCGGAATTGTCAAGATCGGAACCCATGTCAAACCCGGCATGATCCTGGTAGGAAAAGTCTCTCCCAAGGGTGAGATCAAACCGACTCCCGAAGAGCGGCTGCTGCGGGCGATCTTCGGCGACAAAGCGGGCCACGTGGTCAACAAGTCCCTCTACTGCCCCGCATCGATGGAGGGAGTCGTCGTCGACATCAAGATCTTTACCAAAAAAGGTTATGAGAAGGATGCCCGGGCGATCCGCGCTTACGAAGAGGAGCGGGCCCGCCTCGATCGGGATCACCATGACAAACTGCTGATGATTGACCGGGAGGAGATTCTCCAGATCACTTCGTTCCTGGCCAAACAGCCCCTGGCTCAGGATGTGACGGTCGGTGAGAAGACTTACAAGGCGGGGGAGAAGATCCCCGAAGAGGAGATCGCTTCCATCAACCGCTTTGCTCTGAGAAACGTAGTCGCTTCCTATCCCGAAGAGGTGCAAAAAGAGTATGAGGCGATGAAAAACTCCTTCCTGAAGCAGAAGAAGCGCCTCAAGACCGAGCACGAAGAGAAGCTGCAGATTCTGGAGAAGGACGACATCCTTCCCAGCGGTGTGACCAAGCTGGTCAAAGTCTACATCGCCACCAAGCGGAAGATCAAAGTCGGGGACAAGATGGCGGGACGCCACGGAAACAAAGGTATCGTCTCCAACATCGTTCCCGAGATCGATATGCCCTATATGGAAGACGGCACGCCGGTCGATCTGATCCTCAACCCGCTGGGGGTCCCCTCGCGGATGAACATCGGTCAGATCCTGGAGGTCCACCTGGGGCTCATCGGCAAAAAGCTTGGAGCCCAGATCCAGGAGATCTACGAGAGCAAGCGCGCCGATTTCGTCAAAGAGCTGCGTGCCAAGATGAAAGAGATCGCCGACACCGCCAAGCTGATGAAGGCCAAGAACGAGCTGGAGACGATGAGCGACGAGGAGCTCCTGGAGTATGCCCGCGATTGGGCCAAAGGGGTTAAGTTCGCCGCTCCCGCCTTCGAATCACCCAACGAAGAGGAGTTTGCCAAACTCTTCGAACTGGCCAAGATCGACAGTGACGGCAAAACGGTTCTCTACGACGGTAAGACCGGTGAGAGGATGCTCGAGCGGGTCAATGTGGGCTATATGTATATGCTCAAACTTCATCACCTGGTCGATGAAAAAGTCCACGCACGGAGCACCGGCCCCTATTCGCTGGTCACCCAGCAACCGGTGGGCGGTAAGGCCCTCTTCGGAGGCCAGCGTTTCGGAGAGATGGAAGTTTGGGCCCTGGAGGCATACGGTGCCGCCCATACCCTCAAAGAGATGCTCACCATCAAGTCGGACGACGTCGAAGGACGTGCCCGGGCCTACCGCGCCATTACACGGGGCGAGAGCGTACCCGAGTCGGGAATTCCCGAGACGATGTTCGTTCTGACGAAAGAGCTGCAGGCACTGGGTCTGGATGTGGAGCTGTATGAGAAGAAAAATGAAGAGGAAGAGAGTGAAGCATGA
- a CDS encoding DUF309 domain-containing protein: MPRENEDLDGALRAFCHCLSRGEFFEAHEVLEEAWHPLRRRNDPLASPVKGLINAAIAFEHLRRKRPKSRRVAAMAMEGYLKRIRREKRLDAAYELVESLRRSWEI, from the coding sequence ATGCCGAGGGAGAATGAAGATCTCGATGGGGCTTTGAGAGCATTTTGCCATTGTCTGAGCCGGGGGGAATTTTTCGAAGCGCACGAAGTGCTGGAGGAGGCGTGGCATCCCCTCCGCCGGCGCAATGACCCCCTGGCTTCGCCGGTCAAGGGACTGATCAACGCAGCGATCGCCTTCGAGCATCTGCGACGCAAGCGCCCCAAGTCCCGCCGTGTCGCTGCGATGGCGATGGAGGGGTACCTCAAAAGAATTCGACGGGAGAAACGCTTGGATGCGGCCTATGAACTGGTCGAATCTCTGAGACGGTCCTGGGAGATCTGA